The DNA segment TCTCCAATTTTAACAAGAAACTCACAGTAATCATCTCCTTTACCACAACATTTTGTTTCCGTAACCTTAACATGTCTCTTTAATTTACTCTCTAAAGTTCCACTTATCAAACCTGCTTCAAAATGGCACAATGTAGTTCCAACATTTGGGGCATTGTAGCAGGAAACACACTCTCTCAGTATTAAAATCATCTCATCATCATCAATTTTCTCTATTTCCAATATCCCAATTTTTGCCTTTTTTAATATTTCAGCAAAGTTTTCCAACAATCTTGTTGGGGAGTTACTGACATAATTTGATATTACATTCTTTCCAATATCTTTACCTATGTTGTATAATATTGCCTCAACACCACATCCTGCTGTTAAAATTCCAATCCTCACCGCTTGAAATATTGATAATGGAATTAA comes from the Methanotorris formicicus Mc-S-70 genome and includes:
- a CDS encoding V4R domain-containing protein, producing MDKYLLMKRIDENIDNLIKNNPPKRDLGDLIPLSIFQAVRIGILTAGCGVEAILYNIGKDIGKNVISNYVSNSPTRLLENFAEILKKAKIGILEIEKIDDDEMILILRECVSCYNAPNVGTTLCHFEAGLISGTLESKLKRHVKVTETKCCGKGDDYCEFLVKIGERRYW